One Phaseolus vulgaris cultivar G19833 chromosome 2, P. vulgaris v2.0, whole genome shotgun sequence DNA window includes the following coding sequences:
- the LOC137810597 gene encoding alpha-amylase 3, chloroplastic-like: protein MIPPGSVPIKDYAIETPLKKSALSAEGDTLPEIRIDLKAKFGISAIHFVLKDEETGDWYKNKSRDFVVSLVDYIRADSDTSIIEPKRGFDFWPGNLGQISKIFSKSKADENESSESRVPERESNQPDGFYEEVYVTKKVLISNSVTVSTKKCFESGAVKDILYVETDLPGDVVLHWGVCRNDTKRWEVPRSPYPPGTVPFKERALRTPLWPSPDGKGSSAQITLEEEFSGFVFVLKQNKDTWFKYLGNDFYVPLSSPIKLLNSSSKDDLSEGVQIEKPSQENSFFAFTDTVAYEMRNLVSDNSSDKNQKKKSKKVQQSIFEEIERLAAEAYNIFRSSIPSFSKPTTAKPEATNVEPETTIVVPEASVESEALSLEPKICSGTGTGHEILCQGFNWESNVSGRWYMKLKEIASELASIGFTVVWLPPPTESVSPEGYMPKDLYNLNSRYGNIDELKDLVKRFHEVGIKVLGDAVLNHRCAHYQNKNGVWNIFGGCLDWDDRAVVSDDPHFQGRGNTSSGDSFHAAPNIDHSQEFVRKDLKEWLCWLRKEIGYDGWRLDFVRGFWGGYVKDYIEASEPYFAVGEYWDSLSYRNDETDYNQDAHRQRIVDWINATKGTSGAFDVTTKGILHAALEKCEYWRLSDENGNPPGVIGWWPSRAVTFIENHDTGSTQGHWRFPSGKEMIGYAYILTHPGTPSIFYDHIFSRYKTEIASLISLRRRNGIHCRSTVQISKAERDVYAAIIDEKVAMKIGPGHFEPPSGSLKWSLAIEGKHYEIWEAS, encoded by the exons ATGATACCCCCTGGATCTGTTCCTATAAAG GACTATGCAATAGAGACCCCTTTGAAGAAGTCAGCCTTATCTGCAGAAGGAGATACGCTTCCTGAAATCAGGATTGATCTTAAAGCCAAATTTGGAATTTCAGCAATTCATTTTGTTCTCAAG GATGAGGAAACTGGAGATTGGTACAAAAACAAAAGTAGAGATTTCGTGGTTTCTTTGGTCGACTACATTAGGGCAGATTCAGATACAAGTATAATTGAACCTAAAAGAGGCTTTGATTTTTGGCCAG GGAATTTGGGGCAAATATCTAAAATCTTCTCCAAGTCAAAAGCTGACGAAAATGAAAGCAGTGAATCCAGAGTTCCAGAACGAGAAAGCAATCAACCAGACGGTTTCTATGAGGAAGTGTATGTAACAAAGAAGGTTTTAATTAGTAACTCTGTCACTGTCTCCACCAAGAAATGCTTTGAGTCTGGGGCAGTGAAGGACATTTTATATGTTGAAACTGATCTTCCTGGAGATGTTGTGCTTCACTGGGGAGTTTGTAGGAATGATACAAAAAGGTGGGAAGTTCCTCGTTCTCCTTATCCACCAGGCACAGTACCATTTAAAGAGAGAGCTTTGAGAACTCCATTATGG CCAAGCCCTGATGGAAAAGGATCTTCAGCACAAATCACTTTAGAAGAAGAATTTTCAGGATTTGTTTTTGTACTCAAGCAAAATAAAGATACTTGGTTCAAGTACTTGGGAAATGACTTTTATGTTCCTCTCTCAAGTCCTATCAAATTGCTTAATAGTAGCAGCAAAGATGATCTGTCAGAAGGAGTGCAGATTGAAAAGCCTAGTCAGGAGAATTCTTTCTTTGCATTTACTGATACAGTGGCCTATGAAATGAGAAATTTGGTCTCAGACAATTCCTCTGATAAGAATCAAAAGAAGAAATCTAAAAAGGTGCAACAAAGCATTTTTGAAGAAATTGAAAGGCTGGCTGCTGAAGCCTATAATATATTCAGAAGCTCCATTCCAAGTTTCTCTAAGCCAACTACTGCAAAACCGGAAGCAACCAATGTGGAACCTGAGACAACTATTGTTGTACCAGAGGCTTCAGTGGAATCAGAGGCACTGTCCCTGGAGCCAAAAATATGCTCAGGGACAGGCACAGGGCATGAAATATTATGCCAAGGGTTTAACTGGGAATCTAATGTATCTGGAAGATGGTACATGAAGCTTAAAGAGATAGCTTCTGAACTAGCATCAATTGGTTTCACTGTGGTCTGGTTACCACCACCTACAGAGTCTGTTTCACCTGAAGGATACATGCCGAAggatttatataatttaaattccAG ATATGGAAACATAGATGAACTCAAAGATTTGGTGAAAAGATTTCATGAAGTTGGGATCAAAGTTCTAGGAGATGCTGTTTTAAATCACCGCTGTGCACATTATCAGAATAAGAATGGTGTTTGGAACATATTTGGAGGCTGTCTTGACTGGGATGATCGTGCAGTTGTTTCAGATGATCCACATTTTCAG GGTAGGGGCAACACGAGTAGTGGAGATAGTTTTCATGCTGCTCCAAACATTGATCATTCGCAGGAGTTTGTGAGAAAAGATCTCAAAGAATGGTTATGCTGGTTGAG GAAAGAAATTGGATATGATGGATGGAGGCTTGACTTTGTCAGAGGATTTTGGGGTGGTTATGTAAAGGACTACATAGAGGCAAGTGAACCTTATTTTGCTGTGGGAGAGTACTGGGATTCCCTCAGTTATAGAAATGATGAAACTGATTATAATCAAGATGCTCATAGGCAAAGGATAGTTGACTGGATCAATGCCACTAAAGGTACCTCTGGTGCATTTGATGTTACAACAAAAGGGATTCTTCACGCT GCACTGGAAAAATGTGAATATTGGCGATTGTCAGATGAGAACGGAAATCCTCCAGGTGTTATTGGATGGTGGCCTTCTCGGGCTGTTACCTTTATAGAGAACCATGACACTGGTTCTACTCAG GGTCATTGGAGATTTCCCAGTGGAAAAGAAATGATAGGATATGCTTACATTCTTACTCACCCTGGAACCCCATCAATCTTTTATGACCATATTTTCTCTCGCTACAAAACTGAAATAGCAAGTCTGATATCTCTCAGAAGGAGGAACGGGATCCACTGCAGGAGTACA